The window GGGAGTCAGCACGCCCCCTCCGGCCCGGCGGCCACCGGGGCCGCCACGGTGTCGGCCTGAGCGGGGGCGGCTCGGAAAGTCAGAGCGTGGCCGGGTCGGTGTTGGCGCCGCACAGGACGACGCAGACGGTTTCGTCGGGGGCGGGGACGTAGCCGTTGCCGGGGGCCGGGTCGGTGAGGGCGGCGAGGGCGGTGGCGGCGCCGTGTTCGACGGCGAAGCGGTGTTCCTCCCAGAGGGTGCGGCGGGCCTCCTCCACGGCCTCGTCGGAGACCAGGACCGAGCGTGCGCCCTCGTGCCGGGCCGCGGCGAAGGCCAGTACGCCCGCGCGGCGGGCGCCCAGCGAGTCGGCGGCGACGGAGTCCACGGCCACGTCGACCGGCTCCCCGGCGGCCAGCGCGGCGTGCAGGGCCCGGGTGCCCGTCGGCTCGACGGCGACGGTCTTCAGGCCGTGGTGACGGGCGGCGGTGGCGACACCGGCGAACAGCCCGCCGCCACCCACGGCGACCACGAGCGTGTCCAGGGCGGGAAGCCGGCGCCGGATCTCGTCGACGAGAGTGCCCGCCCCGGCCGCGATGAGCGGGTGGTCGTAGGCGTGGCTGGGGAGCGCGCCGGACTCGGCCGCGTACGTCTCGCAGGCGGCCAGCGCCTCGGCGTACTCGCTGCCGGTCAGCCGCACCTCGGCGCCGTACTTCCGCAGCCGGTCGACCTTGACGGCGGGGGCGGTGGCCGGGAGGAAGACGGTCGCCCGGACGCCGTGGGCGCGGGCCGCCCAGGCGCAGGC is drawn from Streptomyces diastaticus subsp. diastaticus and contains these coding sequences:
- a CDS encoding threonine/serine dehydratase; this translates as MAYDAPRVRPARTAPRSRAVSHALSHDDVKAAAERIAGQVRPVAVAPLDLGSSGPGRPGRVHAALEFAQHTGSFKARGAANFVAAHREAGTLSEAGVTIASGGNAGLACAWAARAHGVRATVFLPATAPAVKVDRLRKYGAEVRLTGSEYAEALAACETYAAESGALPSHAYDHPLIAAGAGTLVDEIRRRLPALDTLVVAVGGGGLFAGVATAARHHGLKTVAVEPTGTRALHAALAAGEPVDVAVDSVAADSLGARRAGVLAFAAARHEGARSVLVSDEAVEEARRTLWEEHRFAVEHGAATALAALTDPAPGNGYVPAPDETVCVVLCGANTDPATL